The following proteins are co-located in the Bacteroidota bacterium genome:
- a CDS encoding HEAT repeat domain-containing protein: MDCKKINSLLIDFVDKQLDAEHIKSVQTHLADCKNCRQEVEELAIIMNEINTIEERQPSEKLKANFIQMIEEQKSKSIAIEAKPIQSHHSGNYTRLRFLNPMYQVAAGFAILISGLLLGLLINKNNGVNNSELIALQNEVSNMKQVVMLSKLDQTSPSSRIQAVGYMEELSSPDPKVIDALINAMNVDENSNVRLAATTALSRFTDNDIVREALINSLAIQEDPMVQITLINIMIGLHETKASSFIQRIANNDNTNKSVKSIAQKGLEILI, translated from the coding sequence ATGGATTGCAAAAAGATAAATAGTTTACTCATAGATTTTGTGGATAAACAATTAGATGCAGAGCATATAAAATCAGTTCAAACTCATCTGGCTGATTGTAAAAATTGCCGTCAGGAAGTGGAAGAATTAGCCATCATTATGAATGAGATCAATACGATTGAAGAAAGACAACCTTCAGAAAAACTAAAGGCAAATTTTATTCAAATGATTGAAGAGCAGAAATCAAAATCTATCGCCATTGAGGCCAAACCCATTCAATCTCATCATTCAGGAAATTATACCCGATTGCGTTTTCTGAATCCGATGTATCAGGTTGCTGCTGGTTTTGCAATTTTAATCTCCGGATTGCTTTTAGGCTTACTGATCAACAAAAACAATGGAGTAAATAATAGCGAATTAATTGCTTTACAAAATGAAGTTTCGAACATGAAACAGGTAGTCATGTTATCTAAACTAGACCAAACTTCGCCAAGCTCGCGAATACAGGCAGTAGGTTATATGGAAGAACTTTCCAGCCCCGACCCGAAAGTTATTGATGCCTTGATCAATGCAATGAATGTGGATGAAAATTCAAATGTACGTTTAGCTGCCACAACTGCTCTTTCACGTTTTACCGACAATGATATTGTGCGCGAGGCTTTAATCAATTCATTGGCTATACAGGAAGATCCGATGGTTCAGATAACACTCATCAATATTATGATCGGATTGCATGAAACCAAAGCTAGCTCGTTCATTCAACGGATTGCCAATAATGACAATACTAATAAAAGCGTAAAATCAATCGCTCAAAAAGGGCTTGAAATTTTAATTTAA
- a CDS encoding ABC transporter permease: protein MLRNYFKIAIRSLLKHKGFSAINILGLAIGLTIAILILLWVKFEFSYDEMHVNKDRIYRLGQTQIYTSGPLRVFAMPGPLAAQIKTDFPEIENAFRYIFNEKTIRYEDKKFNERVIYTDEELFSVLTIEFVNGTAQNALTDVNSIVITDKMAMKYFGSTDVIGKILILDDTKNFKVTAVIKELPKNSSFRCDFCIPFSHVREMGFDYTTYNSNWNSIYVLLAEGADMITTGEKIKEYFKIVRNDPEITTTLWLWPLSKVHLYSPNGGGGIRTIRLFIIIAFVILIIACINFMNLVTAKSTLRSREIGLRKVFGAGRKNIIVQFFGESILTTILAMIVALIFVQLLLPSFNLIAERELIFNFADTDIIAGLIILIIITGLIAGSYPALYLSSFKPISILKGTVVKGKSGVIFRKSLVVFQFSLSIILIIGSIIIYNQQKHLLNKDIGMERENVIMIGMQGEVNNKYDAIKSLLLQTPNISSVSRASHLPIMIGSNTGSMTWEGREDDKDILIGFTFVDLDYQEALGMKMADGRFFSKEFGTDSAAVVINESAAKVMGLNDPVGKWLAWGPNQKYKIIGVVNDFNFLHLSQEVSPMAMFYYTGQCRYLFIKAINNIAETTKYIETSWNEVFPTYPFEYSMLNDKYKDMYASEEKTGTLFKYFTVLAIIISCLGLFGLASYMAEQKTKEIGIRKVLGSSESTIVYNMTLEFIKWVVIANLIAWPVSWYLGKQFLDQYAYRTNLGIIIFLFSGIASIMIAILTISYQSYRAARANPINALRHE from the coding sequence ATGCTTCGTAATTATTTTAAGATTGCCATCAGAAGTTTATTAAAACACAAAGGTTTTTCAGCGATAAACATCCTTGGTCTCGCAATAGGTTTAACAATTGCCATTCTAATTCTGCTTTGGGTAAAATTTGAGTTCAGCTATGATGAGATGCATGTCAACAAAGACAGGATATACAGATTGGGGCAAACTCAAATTTACACTTCAGGGCCATTAAGGGTTTTCGCCATGCCCGGGCCTTTGGCAGCTCAAATTAAGACCGATTTTCCGGAAATTGAAAATGCTTTTCGCTATATTTTCAATGAAAAAACAATTCGCTATGAGGATAAAAAATTCAATGAAAGAGTAATATATACCGATGAGGAATTATTCTCGGTACTCACCATCGAATTTGTAAATGGGACGGCACAAAATGCTTTAACAGATGTTAATTCGATTGTCATTACCGATAAAATGGCAATGAAGTATTTTGGATCTACCGATGTTATAGGTAAAATACTAATCCTTGATGACACTAAAAATTTCAAAGTAACAGCGGTTATCAAAGAATTGCCAAAAAACTCCAGTTTTCGATGCGATTTCTGTATCCCATTTTCTCATGTAAGAGAGATGGGCTTTGACTATACCACGTATAATAGCAACTGGAATTCAATTTATGTGCTGTTGGCAGAAGGAGCTGACATGATTACCACAGGTGAAAAGATTAAAGAATACTTTAAAATCGTTAGAAATGATCCTGAGATTACTACTACGCTTTGGTTGTGGCCACTCAGCAAAGTGCATCTGTACTCACCAAATGGCGGAGGTGGTATTAGAACTATCAGACTGTTTATTATTATCGCTTTTGTGATTTTAATTATTGCCTGTATCAATTTCATGAATCTTGTAACTGCCAAATCAACCTTGAGATCTAGAGAAATAGGACTAAGAAAAGTTTTTGGTGCAGGAAGGAAAAATATTATTGTTCAGTTTTTTGGTGAATCAATTTTAACTACCATACTGGCCATGATAGTGGCGTTGATATTTGTTCAATTATTGCTCCCTTCATTCAACCTTATTGCCGAAAGAGAATTGATTTTCAATTTTGCAGATACCGACATCATTGCAGGACTTATTATTCTGATTATAATTACAGGGCTTATCGCCGGAAGCTATCCTGCTTTGTACTTATCTTCTTTCAAACCCATTAGCATATTAAAAGGAACCGTCGTAAAAGGCAAGTCAGGTGTAATTTTCAGGAAATCATTGGTTGTATTTCAATTTTCCTTATCTATTATTTTAATCATTGGCAGTATCATCATCTATAATCAACAAAAACATTTGCTTAATAAGGATATTGGGATGGAACGGGAAAATGTAATTATGATAGGCATGCAGGGTGAGGTGAACAATAAGTATGATGCGATAAAATCCTTACTACTTCAAACTCCGAATATTTCATCCGTATCAAGAGCCTCGCATTTGCCGATAATGATTGGAAGCAATACAGGCAGTATGACCTGGGAAGGAAGAGAAGATGACAAAGATATTTTGATAGGTTTCACTTTTGTTGATCTCGATTATCAGGAAGCGCTAGGAATGAAAATGGCCGACGGCCGATTCTTTTCAAAAGAATTTGGGACAGATTCAGCTGCTGTCGTAATCAATGAAAGCGCAGCTAAAGTCATGGGATTAAATGATCCTGTTGGTAAATGGCTGGCGTGGGGACCGAATCAAAAATATAAAATTATAGGCGTAGTTAACGATTTCAATTTTTTACATTTAAGCCAGGAAGTGAGTCCGATGGCAATGTTCTATTATACAGGACAATGCCGTTACCTGTTTATTAAGGCAATTAATAATATTGCTGAAACTACAAAATATATTGAAACATCATGGAATGAAGTCTTCCCTACCTATCCGTTCGAATATTCCATGTTAAATGATAAATATAAAGACATGTATGCAAGCGAAGAAAAGACAGGAACCCTTTTCAAATACTTCACTGTCTTGGCAATTATCATCTCTTGTTTAGGCTTATTTGGACTTGCCTCCTATATGGCTGAACAAAAGACCAAAGAAATTGGAATCAGAAAAGTTCTTGGTTCATCTGAATCAACAATTGTATATAACATGACTCTGGAATTTATCAAATGGGTTGTTATTGCAAACCTGATCGCATGGCCGGTTAGCTGGTATCTTGGAAAACAATTCCTTGATCAGTATGCATATCGAACAAATTTGGGGATTATTATTTTCCTTTTCTCTGGAATTGCTTCTATCATGATCGCAATACTTACAATTAGTTATCAATCGTACCGAGCTGCCAGAGCAAATCCGATCAATGCATTAAGACATGAATAA
- a CDS encoding RNA polymerase sigma factor: MEHDEILMFEVKNGNLDSLVPLFDKYHVKLYNFFLRLTRNRETSEDLTQNVFSRIIAYKHTFNEQYKFKTWMYQMARNTHIDHYHKNKMYFSDFEETEQTSVKMREAIDETEKTEKHEILYEALNLLSIDEREIIELSKFQDLKYEEISKITGNSIGAIKVKVHRAVNKLRNNYFQLA, from the coding sequence ATGGAACATGACGAAATATTGATGTTTGAAGTCAAAAATGGAAACCTCGATTCACTTGTTCCATTATTTGACAAATATCATGTAAAACTTTACAATTTCTTTTTACGCCTAACGCGTAACAGGGAAACTTCAGAAGATTTGACTCAGAATGTATTTAGTAGAATTATAGCTTATAAGCACACTTTTAACGAGCAATATAAATTCAAAACATGGATGTATCAGATGGCGCGAAACACACATATTGATCATTATCATAAAAATAAAATGTATTTCTCAGATTTTGAAGAAACAGAACAAACATCCGTAAAAATGAGAGAAGCCATCGATGAAACTGAAAAAACCGAAAAACACGAAATCCTTTATGAAGCCTTGAATTTACTATCAATCGATGAACGTGAAATAATAGAGTTAAGCAAATTTCAGGATTTAAAATACGAAGAGATTTCAAAAATTACGGGAAATTCGATAGGAGCAATAAAAGTAAAAGTGCATAGGGCAGTGAATAAATTAAGAAACAATTATTTTCAATTAGCATAA